In Chitinophagaceae bacterium C216, the genomic stretch GAGAATCTACCGGGGTTCAAAAATGTTTCTTTATTCAATACGATTAAGAAATTCAGAGAACAGGTAGTATGGGATGATCTGCTAGAAAGGGCTTCGGCCATTTCCTTCAATTGTGCAATGGCTCTACCATCGATGATCCTATTTCTGTGTACATTAATTCCGATTATTGCCAAGCAGAACTTTATTGTGCAGCTGGACCTAGAAGGCCAATTATACGCATTCATAAAAGATGTGATACCGGACAAAAACAATTATGAACCGGTCCTCGAATTCATTTACAATATCATTAACGATCAACGCAGTGGGTTATTAATTCTGAGTATTGCGCTTTCCCTATTTTTTTCCTCCAATGCCATAATCGGCGTTATGAGGTCATTTGATAAAAATTATCCGGGCTTTACCAAGAGAAAGGGAATCAAAAAAAGACTAGTAGCCATCCGTATTACAGCCATGCTCTTTTTTCTGTTTATTATGTGCCTAGCCTTGTTGATAGCGCAACAGTCGGTATTAGAATGGCTTGGTATTAAAAATGAACTATTGGCTGCAGCACTGGGAAAAATAAGATGGGTGCTTATTTTTCTACTAGTATTTATTATCATCTCGTATATCTACAGGCATGTACCCTCCGTGCACGAGAAGTGGAATATTATTACACCAGGTTCGGTGCTAGCCACTTGCTTGGTAGTTATTTGTTCACTTATCTTCTCCTGGTATGTAAGTCAGTTTGGTACTTATAACAAATTGTATGGCTCCATCGGAACTATTATCGTAGTATTGGTATTAATCTTTTTAAACTCTGTCATTCTGTTAATCGGTTTTGAGCTCAATGCTATCATTTATACGATTTCACATACAAGAGACAATGAACTTGCTCCGGAGTTAAAAGATTAAGATTCTTCTTCGATCCCCCACTGCTTTTGTAGTTGCAGTTTATATTCGCAGTCATTTTCATGACCTTCATAGTGCCCGGCTAGTTTTTTCTGTCGGTAAGCCTCATAAAGACTTACTGCACATGCTACACTAATATTTAAGGACTTGATAATACCCACCTGAGGAATAATAAAATTGCCATCAGCATAAGCTAGAATTTCTTCACTCACTCCCGAATGCTCATTACCAAAAACCAAAGCTACACTTTGGGTAAGATTCATATCGTATAAATTCACGGAATCTTGTGCCAGATGCGTGGTATATATTTTCTCATAGCGCCGCCTTAACTCTTTAAAACATTCGTCGGCATCGGTATACTGGTGCACAGTAAGCCATTTTGCAGCGCTCGAACTACTTTTAGAGCCCCATCGCTTGTGTCGGGGGATTTTAGTATTCAACACAAAAACATCTTGCACACCCACCGCGTCGCAGGTACGCATTACTGCAGAAATATTATGAGGATCAAATACGTTCTCCAATACTACCGCTAGATTGGGTTGTCTTTTTGCAATCACGCTTTTGAGCCTTGTAAGTCTTTCTTCAGTCATACGCTTATAAAAACTGGACAATAATACGAATTGAAAACGCTATATCCCGTAAAGTTGCAACTATTTTTTTATGAGAACAGGTTTTCACCGTAATTTTAGTTTTACTAAAACTAATTTTATTAAAACCTTTGTTATGCACCACCCTCACCGTATTCCCTCTATCGACATTGTACGCGGACTTGTCATGGTAATCATGGCCCTCGACCACACAAGAGATTTAATCCACACAGAAGCATTGAAAGGTGACCCCACCACTATTCCCGGAGTAAGTGCTGGACTGTTTTTCACACGCTGGGTTACACATCTATGTGCGCCAACTTTTGTGTTTCTTTCCGGTGTATCGGCGTGGCTTTCTTACCAGAAATCTCAAAACGCTACTGCAACGCGACGTTTTTTATTCAGTAGAGGTATCTGGCTGCTTATTTTGGAATTTACTATAGTAGGTTTTGGTATTTGGTTCGATATACAGTTTCGCACATTAATGTGGCAGGTAATAGCAGCTATAGGGTTTGGCTTCTTAATACTTAGCCTTTGCTTTACCCTACGTCCGAAAACTATATTAATAATAGCCATAATCGGCATGCTGTTATTAAATACGTTGGCAGTATTGCCTCAACAAACTATGCAGCTACCTGTGTGGGCGCAGGCGTTTATTAGTGTTCAGGTTTTCCCCTTTAGTCCAGATCGTCTTTTAATCATTAGCTACCCTCCGCTCTCGTGGGCATTAATAATACTATTGGGATATGGTGCCGCTCCATATTTCAAGCAAGCAGCCAACATTCGCTCTTCGTTTTTTCTAAAAACAGGTATCATCTTATTGATGATATTTATTGCATTACGCTTTATTAATAAATTCGGAGACCCTCAGCTGTGGAGTACGCAGGAAGAGCTAGCAGGCACAATTATGTCTTTTGTGAATGTAAGTAAGTATCCTCCCTCCTTGCAGTTTTTATGTTGTATGTTGGGACTAATGTTTGTGCTGCTTTATATATTTGAAAAAAATCAGAATAAATTTTCTAATATACTTCGTGTGTATGGCACAGTACCACTATTCTATTATATCATACACTGGTACGTGATTCACCTGTTGCTTTTTGCCATTCTCTTTGCGCAGGGATTTGGCATCGCAGATTTTAATTTTCGTCTCAATTTCGGAAGGCCTGATGCACCTAACGGCCTACCGCTCTGGGGCGTATATATAATATGGGTGCTTGTAGTAGTAGTTCTATACCCGATTTGCACCCAATACAGTCGTTATAAACACACCCATCCCGAAAAAAAGATGCTACGTTATTTGTAGCTTTATCCATCATCAAATAATCTATGAGCCATGCAATTCGATATCCAAACTATTACAGCCGCTGCATTAGGAATCGCTTTAGCGGCTTGTTGCGGTTTCAGAGTGTTTGTTCCCATGTTAATAGCAGGGCTCGCCGCAAAATTCAATCTCTTTCAATTTTCAGAAAGCTTTGCATGGTTAGCAACAACTCCGGCACTTATTGCTCTAGGCGTAGCAACCCTATTTGAAATAGCAGGGTATTATATCCCCTTTATTGACAATATACTGGATACCATCGCCACTCCTCTTGCCGCTATTGCTGGCACTATACTGGCAGCCTCCGTCTTCCCTATAAATAGTGAATGGATGAGGTGGATCATGGGCATCATAGCAGGAGGAGGTAGTGCCGGGCTTATTGCTGCAGGCACAGGATTGATGCGTTTATTCAGCAGTAAAACCACTCTTGGAACAGGAAATGCAGTGGTAGCTACAACTGAAAATACGGCCGCAGTGGGAGGCAGTATTCTGGCATTTATTATTCCGGTGATTATGGCCGTATTGTTTTTGTTATTCATTCTTTGGATTATAAAAAAACTGGTGAAACGGCTTAGTGGCAATTCCTCTTCCTAATTAAATACTATTACACATTTAGAGCCCTACTATTCTTTAATCGCTCTAATAACTTCTCTCTTACCGGGTGGACCAGGAAGCTTAACAACTGTAAACCCAGCCTGGTGCAGTGCTCTGCGCACAACGCCTTTCGAACAATAAGTCACCAATACACCTCCAGGGTTTAATGCTTCATATATTTTGGTATATACATGCTGTACCCACATCTCAGGCTGATCTTCGGGAGCAAAAGCATCGAAATAAACGACATCAACTTTTACTTTGAAAGTATAATCCAACAAGTTGCTTTTACTTTTATGTAATCTAAAAAACGGAGACACATACAACAACTGCTCCCAACCCGTCTGCATAATTATTTTATACAACTCAGGCTCTCCAAGCAATTCCGGATAATTCAGTCGGGAGTAGATTTCCACAGGCAAGGGATATAAATCTACCGCGTGGTAATGTACATCTATTCGGTTTTGAGTAGCTGCAATAGCGGTAAGCAAAGCATTTAGACCGGTACCAAAGCCCACTTCAAAAACCGTTAGCTTTTTGCTACTAGGCTGCTGCTGGAGCCAATAAAGGAATCCATTATCCAAAAAAACATGGCGGGATTCTCGCAGTGCACCTTTTGTGGAATGAAAAGTTACATCAGTATTACCCACCCTAACGGAATGGCTACCGTCATCTGTCATAAAAATCTCATATGTCCTGCCTACTTCTTGCAATTGTTTTTCCGTCATTTGCTCGGTTATAATTAATTAAATATATTGCAATGCTAAATTGAGCTACTTTAAAATTCTAAAATCAGCGCCAATATGAAAAAATTTTTTTTACTATTTGCTCTTGCACCCTCTGTTTTATTTATTTCCTGTAAATCTGCGAACAATAACGAAAAAGATACAGCCGGTGAAGAGGAAACCTCCTATCAGCTTGCATCCGATGAAGCTTTTAAAGATACTCTCGATGGCAAACAAGTGAGCATCTACTACTTACGCAACTCAGGTATTGAAGCGGCCGTTACCAATTTTGGCGGACGTCTCATAAATCTGATGGTACCGGACAAAGACGGTAAAATGGTGGACGTGGTAATTGGTCCTGAAAATTTCAATGATATGGTAAAAACCAATGACTACTTTGGCGCTACCATCGGCCGTTACGGCAACCGTATTGCCAACGGAGAATTTACACTGGATGGAGTAACCTATAAACTTCCGAAAAATAATGGTCGCAACAATCTCCACGGTGGTCCCAAAGGATTCCACAATCAAGTATGGGATGCTGTACAACCAAACGACAGCACTTTAGAGCTCTC encodes the following:
- the trmH_2 gene encoding tRNA (guanosine(18)-2'-O)-methyltransferase, giving the protein MTEERLTRLKSVIAKRQPNLAVVLENVFDPHNISAVMRTCDAVGVQDVFVLNTKIPRHKRWGSKSSSSAAKWLTVHQYTDADECFKELRRRYEKIYTTHLAQDSVNLYDMNLTQSVALVFGNEHSGVSEEILAYADGNFIIPQVGIIKSLNISVACAVSLYEAYRQKKLAGHYEGHENDCEYKLQLQKQWGIEEES
- the mnmC_2 gene encoding tRNA 5-methylaminomethyl-2-thiouridine biosynthesis bifunctional protein MnmC, translated to MTEKQLQEVGRTYEIFMTDDGSHSVRVGNTDVTFHSTKGALRESRHVFLDNGFLYWLQQQPSSKKLTVFEVGFGTGLNALLTAIAATQNRIDVHYHAVDLYPLPVEIYSRLNYPELLGEPELYKIIMQTGWEQLLYVSPFFRLHKSKSNLLDYTFKVKVDVVYFDAFAPEDQPEMWVQHVYTKIYEALNPGGVLVTYCSKGVVRRALHQAGFTVVKLPGPPGKREVIRAIKE